ACTATGAATTGATTTACAAAGAATACAACTTTGGACAGTTCAAtcggaaacaaaagtaagagaAAGGTAGATAAGTCAATTATTTATACTTCCGTTTGTTTGAGTACAAGAGTTAGTGTGTCTGGACCTTGGTGCCAAGTGTTGGAGAGTTCGATCCGTAGGATAATTTTCCTGTTGAGGTCGTGATTGCTCATTGTCTCAAATTTGGCATCAGTATCGTACAATTACTCATAAATGGcctcttgagtaactgctttttggtgcaaattgttaTCTcaatgtctaacctacatcgataATATAATTCTCAACTACGCGGGTGTcagctacatgtaatagatactagtatatcagATTTGGTGAAATTCATAACTTTTCAGCCTAATGCTTCAAAGGAACACTAATTATTTTAGAATCAACTTTATCGATCAAACATAAGGCTAACctaagcatgaaagttcatctattTTCGTAAATTACAATATGGAGAAAAAATTTATGTAATCTAACCCAGCGAGCATTTTTCGGATAACTCCGTCAGTCTTGTTCCTGGAAAGGGTCCTTGATTAAAGATAGGTTTCTTCATAAAAGCTAACCTACTGGTAGTAAGTGTGAATACTTTACCAATACGTAGCAACCCACGTGTTTTTTAATCTTCCAAAGCAACGAAATGAAACTGTTAATGATGAACAATGAGGTAGGGATCTGTTGGTAATGCTCTTGAGCATGGCTGTGAGTGACAAGAAGTCTGGAAACACTCcataaggccccctttcctctagacggcgatcgtgccgcgctctcactgcgacccaCAAAGAATATGTGATATTGTGTAACCTTTGTTTTACAACTGggtgtatcatacaaaacgtaaaagtttgactgagaaggcaacaaaacacacaaaatgtaaaaagattcgaTTCTTTTCTAAACAAATCGTTAAGTGATATGTCaaaatttaggtcgcagagagaaaGAGCGCTGTCCTAGTTGAAAGGGGGCATAAAGTACCCGACGTCCACTGTCGATCTagaatcctatcttcatgtaaataaCCGTTACACTTACTGCcactgttttagaccaagttttaCTGTAAAATGACCATCAACTCTCCTCTGCTTCGCTCCTGTTATCTATTTGGATCTGTAAGTCCCAAAGCACGTGAACACCTGCATCTGTTTAGTTTCTAATCGGTCAAAAATCcggtcaactgatttttttcaggttttgtttttctggactggtccaacaagaaaaaccggtttcATACGTACGCTGTTCCGGTACCCACTCGTACTCTTAAGCATGGCTGTGAGTGCCGGGGAGTCAAGAAACACTCCATAAAGAGCATGTCACCCCTCTGCAGAGATGTGGGTCGTGTGTCTATGTCAGTTACCGTGTTATGTGGACCTGTACTATGTATCTGTTGACATCATCGCTCCCCAGGGTCCAGCAATCACGtgcaaaccaaaccaaactggACAGCTGGTTTTGTATTCACAACGCAAACAGAAGTGATCTCGGCTATTGTCCTAAATAGATATGGTTTAGTGAAACACAGGATAGGCGCCTAGCAGGCTCCTCCTTAATAGACGGACAGTCTGATAAAGTTTCTCACTGTCCCAGTAACTATAGCTTTCTATCCATCACTAACATTATGAAAGCTAAATTGATAATACAAAACATAGATACATGCAGTCCGGTAAGAACGTAATGCGAAATCTTATTGTGTTGTTCTTAATCATTCTCCACTTATCTGTTGAATGATAAATATCTGTGGTAAGtgtacaaaaatagcaaaatgctataatttcttAAATGAAATTACTAGACAATAGCAtttattatatagatgacatcctctaagAACATTTCAAAAaatgatgcgagcgtgtgaataaaaaagaGTGTCGGAAAAGTTGCTTTCGTTTTGAAATCTTAGTTGAACATGTGGTAACCGAACAATACCTTCCTCATTTGTGTTCTTTCACATCACATTTTACCTTGGAATAGACGTTGGCATTCTATCATattagaattttttttgctatatttgTTGTTGCAATCGATGGCATTTATTTGCTagtttgtatattttgcagCTACTTTGAACGATTTACTGTATGGTTCAAAACTTTTTGGAACAGTCAAAAATCAATGCTCAcgtggacgtcatccatatattcaGTTCAATATGGCCTTAACTGCAAGGAGTCTCATATTCAATATCGCAAAGCTTTGGGGTAGCAATCGTATGATCTATCCCTTTCCGTTTTGGACAGGAAAGGTGGGTCCCCATAACAAATATTATGTCTACTTAGGCTGTAAATGTACGATTTGACGCCTGCTTCATGCCCTTATACTAGcttgtcaaacttacgtatttTAGAAAGCTTGACAAACTCTGGTAAAATTCTCGTAAAGTTATTGTAAAGTTAACGTTTCACGAGGACGTCAAACTACACACTGTAAAGTTTGAGTGTGATTATTTCGTGATCTAGAATAAATGTCAGACATTGAGATACATGACCCATATCATgtctatatctttagatgtatAGGAGATTTCTCATGAGGGTTTCTAACGTGCGCAAGAACATGTTTATCATTGGAGGAAAATTACGCAAAAGCCCCGCTgtactcttttttttaaacgtatTACGTGTATATTTGCGTGTTTTATAGCTTCGAAGATAACACGGCGTTTCAGCTACATTAGTATTTGTCAAACCGCTTCTGTCATTTGACAGGTATAATTCCTCAGCTTTGCCTTTGAGTCTCAAAAGCTGCGATGCGTGTAACATGTAGGCGTAGGTTAATCTAAAGTCTAGAAAGATCTAAAAGATGGCTCGATAGACCGATAAGTATAAGATTAAATGTTCGTCATATCACATTCATCTTCGTAGGAATAACACCGTCAACATTTCATGAACATTTTATAAGGTAGTATTCtgagatttgatttatttgtctatatacagaaatacagccagggttACCTAACTAGCTGGAGGATAGCTCTGGTAAcactacaatatacaataacagcGTTAAGTTTACATGAGTTTTTTTAACTAGGTCATACAGACAACGCAATATACAAATACCTATTACTGCAGATGCAATCTGTGTTTTCAAGCTTAACTAGCAGTCATAAGATCTATGAAATTCAGTCTATGATCAGTTCTATTACGAGGTTATCTATAGATCTGTAAAGCTTAGCGTATCAAAAGATAATGACAatataaaattgcaaaataactACAAAGATAAATTTGTTCTAAAATGATTTGATGAGTTATATCGTCTGTAAATGCATATCCTATACATTCCCTGGGGTGACTGAGCAGTCCCGTATTCCCTTCACGTCATGTGAAATGTTATGGCTACAAGTAGGACTGATAAAGGCAAGCTGATTTCAACACGCGACGGTGGCAAGCCCTTAAGTGCGCCATTGAGCCGCCGCTTTGTCCTCCTGACATGACATTTTACTGTTGAGTGCATCCCAGCCCACCATCATCCCATTGTTGTCCACCAGCCCCGTATAGATGCCGTTCGGATTCACAAAAGCACCCGCGCCCTTTCAAAGCATTGTGTATACATCTCTCGTGGGTTAATCCGCCCTTGCCGTGTAAACAGACAATCGGAGCGTAAATAATCTGATTTCTCGCACGAGAAGATTCCATTCACGATTATCACACGCTCTTTAATTGCGGAAGACAGCTTTGATGCCTTAAAGACCTGTAAGAGCTTTTCCCGGCTGATGATTCCTTGGTGAATTTAAAGGTAATCCCACCACTCACATAACAATACGCTGACGTACGTTTTTAGAATAAAGACCTGTCACGTCTCTCTGTTGATGCTTAGCTCAAAACGTATTGGTTTTGATGGCCTGTATTGCAGCATGGGGGTATGATTTGTATCGTATCGGTCGAGGCCGATTCACCTTCACTGTAAAACATGCCCCAGGCGAAGGTTTTATGGTTTAGCCGTCATCGCAGTGCGTGGTGCAGAGGGAGGTGCTGCGCTGGTCCAGGACAAACGTTTcaattgtacaaaatgtctTCAAGCACTTGGAAGTCTTGATATGCGGGGCCGGGGAATGTGGGGCATTTCTTGACAGCAGGTTTGTCACACTATCCATCATGATTTTGACAGGGAGGTAGACTGTTATATGACAACTACTGAGGTACTTCTTTTGGGATAGGTTTGGCCAAGTACTATATGTATGTGGCATCTACTAAAACTATGATGCACCATATAGTCACAATATTAatatttcaatgtatctctATGTCCAATCGTTTGTTAACGATACCGTCTTTTTAACAGGTATATATGTCTATAAGTATGTAGGTTACAATGGTTACTTTTAACATGTTGATGTTTTAGATATTTTGTGGAAATTCGGCGCCTGAACATGAGGTACATGAATGAAATATTACTGTCGTAAAATCTTTAGACTGTATTTTCCCCAGACTTTAAAGTCAGATACCGGAGAGGGGGAATGGTATTATAGGCCATATAGAAAATCTATGTTTGGCAATACAAACAACATACTGCATATAGCTTACAAAACCCAGAATTTTGCTTTCCCATTTCCAGTGAACGTCTTTTTACCAGACGTCAAATGATAAATGCATGGTCCATTTGCCGTAAGTTGATTTTGGTTATTGTTGCAGCAAAAGAACTACAAAGCGCCATCATTGTATTACATTGTAGAGCATTGCATTGTAGAGTATTCTTACTCCACACGCCTGCTGGCCCAACTATGCGTATGATACCCTGATTTATGGTTCGTGACACTGAGAGAATGTTTACACCGAGGCAGTGTGTGGTAGATAAGAAGGGAATCCATGCTTTTAGCCTTGGAAATGATATTGTTCTACATGTGTTGagtcccatcattaatcatcaaGGTAGGGATCCAGGGAAGGGATACGGTACATGTTTCAAGTGCATGGACTTGAGCATTTACACATCCTGCACTGTTCTTCTGGCAACACGGGTAAATATGTACCATACTATGACATAGACTTTTGGTGTATAGCGTGTGTACTTCGTGTTCAATATGGTGTCGGAAACATTAACAACTGGATTCATTGACATTCGCTTAAATGAAGCAGAATGGATATCCTGGTATATACGAGAAATGAGAGCCATTGGCTTTCCTCGTCTGCAGTAACCTCTGATCTATGACCAGTcttaataaaatgaaaaaaaaactccaatGGCAAGAATCTTAAAGGCAATGAGATTGATTCAAACCTGTTAGGTGGTATCTCGTTGGACTTTGGGTACCggcgcggcactgcggggttcgttcactgcggcactgttgtgttactttcGCCTAATTTTAATAATTTAGAAATTGTGTAATACATAAaggtatgacatagaagacaacCAAATAcagaaaacgtaagaaaattcgatCTTTGAGATTTAAAAAACCGTTTAGTAATCTTTCGACCCCCGCAATACCACACCGGTGCCCTaactgcagtgagataccacctttacagcCAGCAACAATGTAGCCACTTTACGATGAGCTACTGTGATGCGTGGTAGATAGACCGTATAGTCTGACACcttcacctagtcccatcctcatctaGTGGGTCGGGGACCATTGTCTGACACCTTTGGCCCTAGCGCATCAGTAGAGACCGTAGTGATGGATTGGTAACATAGTTAGGGCCAGCAGCTCGGTATACAACCTTTACCTTTAGCTTGGAGCAGGCATTGCTACAATTATGATATCAATGTCTACATAGAAGGCTTTACTTGTAACTACTTGTCATTTTCTGTTATCAGCTTGAATGAGATAATCAACTAACATTACAAATGTTACTACAAGGCTAGATATATCAGACAAACTAGCCTATACTATTAGGTATTTTGATAAAGAGGGAGTATTGCTTTAAATAAAAGAACACAGCGGTTAAATGTTTAAGTTTAGTCTCACGATAACTTATACCAGGTATAACTTTGCGCATTTACGACGGTACGTACGTTTACGTCACAGTGGAAAGAGGAGTTCCAATCTAATGGGAGCTATAAGAACCAAGTACTCTGTTTTACAACCGAAGCTAATTCCGTGTTTCCACTTTTACTACGAATGATACGCCTGGGAAAGTAGTCCCCGTACAGTTCATGCAACGTAGAGTATGGCATTTCCAAACTTCACTTCAAATTCCTCAACTAAAATAAAACTCATCTAGTGTGTGGAGATCGAACCGCTGCCCTATGCACTATAGAAGGAGAGGTCTTGATAGCTATAAAGTGAGACTTTTAGTTTAATGGAAGCTGCCCCAGTGGTGGTGACCAGTGTAGTTCTCATCGTCGCTTCTGTTGACCGCGATCTTCCCACGGTTTCTGTTTTGACCTCACCGTTACGAGGGCAGACGAATTTGTCGAACGTAACCATTACCAGACGCCACTTTGTCTATTGCCTGGGTTTCTTATCAAGACCTCACATTGACTTTACACAAGTGTGATTGCCGTGTGGGTTGTACTGGCTATTAGACGTCGTAAAATGACTTTCTTGGAAAAGGTATGTTCAAGTACCAGTCTCGAGCACAGTGGAGTAATACCGTGGGAAAATACTTGCTATAGAAAAAGAACGGTACAAAGTTTTATATCCTAGGTCTAGgacatttaagaaaaaaaactaaaatacatttgaatCATGATGTCTTTTTTATCTCTTTGCAGAttgaatgtcttttttttatctcTTTGCAGACTGAATGTAACAAAGTTTTTCCCAAAGTCTTTACAAGTtgagaaaagtaaaaaaatcttTCCCACGACCAAATGGTACATTGgacggcacccatctccgtttctgttcctctgggccacacagctttgagCAATCAcaacagcagggggctagtccactggtagtgatctGTGTGTAGAGCTACCACATTCTCTTCCCCCAAATGCTTAGAAAGCTGAGAAtgtagcatgtaccattttaaaagtctttggtacgACTTGGCCAGGGAGCAAACTTATGACTGAAAGACAAACACTATACCAACTTGGCCATAAACCTTTAGTAGTGTTACTATCTACATTCTACGTTACCGAGGTCTAGAACTGCTTTTTGTGTTGACATTATGCAATATAGTGTATCATAAAATTATGCCTATGGATCATTACATAAATCATTCGGCTTTCATATGATGCTTCATTAATCATATAGAGAAATATAGCCGTAAGAAGAATCATGGCGCCACAAATGCTGCGAAATAATATCGCCTCCAAAATATTATGGTAAATAGCTTCCCTACCATGCATAGAAAACAGATGTTTACTAAAGGTAGTATTGATTAAATACCTCACGTACTCCTTAGCTTAGTCACCTTATGCACATGCTTGACTTTAAGATCAGCTTCCCCACCCCCATGACTAATATGGTAAGTGTGAAATGAATtagagaaaaaaagatacattgtTGTTACTTGAATCTCGTTACGATGAGTGTCTAACACCTGCatattgtttcttattgttCAAAAGCAATTTTAAGTTCCTGGCTCTTAGTGTTGCCTACTGAGTTCTTTCCCCTCGATTGATAACTACATTACAAGTCCAAGGACTAAACGTTCCTTAAAACCTCGTATTTCAGCCGGTATAATGTACAAACACCCCTCTAAGATTGATGTACAAGTCAGAACTCCAAGTAAAGGCATTCATTAAATAACCATCATTTATTATTGATGGAAGCATCGCCGGTGATTATTCATACAAGCACAGAATCACATCAAGACGATGTTGTTCTCCCCGTGCGCCTTGCCTTCGTCTATCAAACATTCAAGACGCAGCAAATTAGAACGAAGATTGGTTTAATCTTGAGAATGCTGCACATTAATTTGAGCTGCCTGACGAAAGACGACAAGGCGCTGCCTGTGAACGTCGTTACAGACGTGATATGTTATCACAAAGCCAATTTTATGGAGTAAAATATTTACGATGCTTTTACAGCATGCAGGTTTAAAGCCAGTAACGTCGAGTGTATCGTTACACGAGAGGCAATCCTCCGACAGTAACACAGACTACAGATGGATGGAAATCCCCTTCCCATTTGACTTATAGTATAGCATTTGAGGACACACAGAATCAAAACAAGGCTTTGCAGCTTATGGACATAATTCAAAAGAATTGGAGCTAATTTACTCACCTTATTTGATTGATGGCTATAGCTTCTCTATTAATAAAAGTAAGCAACGATCATAACCATTTTCATAATTATTAGGGTCCACTTTCGAAACCTGTTATTGAAAGATTTCTAGATAGAATTGAATTGCTATCTGTTGATTAACTTTAGTAAAGTCCTGGGCTTACTGAAAACAGAAAAGTGCTTGAAATTATACGTTTCATACGCACCGAACTTGTGGAAAATAGTGTTAAAGATCATATAGAGGTATGGGAGCAAAATCTGTGTGTAACGGTTATGTCTTGATAGGAAGAGCTTTTCATCAGTGGAGATTTCCAAGCTTATACATGGTACCCCACCCACTTTCCAGCGAAGCTCACGAAAATTGAATTACTCTGACTATTTAAGATATCTTTTACCaggccccctcccccacccgTACCAGCTTCTCATGAATTCAGATGGGCAGATTTCTTTCAATTAAGCTGGGACTCCTCGGTCACGATAGGAGGACGACTGTAATCTGTCTTGACTGACACAATCCtggttttttttctcttcttttttcatttcctgCAGGTAATCCCACGTGAGAGATAACGGGCGCCTGTCAGCCATGGATTGCTGGGGAACAAAGAAGCTGCTGTGCCGGGTTTTCGTCCTTTTGTTGTGGAATCTATCAATTACCTCAGAAGAGCAGAGGACTCCCTCTGTGATTTACAGTAAGAACGTCACAGTATCGATGTCTCTGTTGCATCCGAAGAAGAGTCCAAAGGGAATAGGCGGCCATCATGGCGGCGGTGAAAACGTCACGGAAATCATCTCTGGCAGTGGTGACATCATTTCCGGTAGCGGTGACTTTGACGGCATCCAAACGCTCTCTGGAAGGTTAAAGCTGAACGGTGAGGGTTTATTCGACGGTTATATCGAACCAGAAGACGTAGACAGAGACAGAAATCGAAAACAACGAGCTATCAATGACGCTGATGGCGAATCTGGAAAACTTCACGTTGTGAGCTGCAAGATGGACATCACATGCGATCCGGCAGATCCCACAGGACTTTGTAACTGTGACAATGAAGTTCAGGAGTACGGAGAGTCCCGTTGCGTCATCCCAAAAGCACGCATCAGTCACATTTCTAGGACAGACGGTAGAAGATTGAACCTCTTCTGTGTAGGATTGTCGCTCGACATCAAAGAGGCCGACGGTTCGAATGAGCTTCAGGCAGAATGCCAACTCTTAGGGGGCGATAATGATGTACAATACAGAGTTTTCGTCACCAAAAACATAGAATTCGACGAAAAGGAAGGAGAAAGAGTTAAATTTAGGGCTTGCTTAGAACCTATATAGATGTAATAAAGTAGCCCATTGTAATGtcctttgtaaatttcatgcctGATGTAAAAAGAAAGTCAATATTCAAATCTGATGACCGTTAATGGGCGTTATGCTCATCGCGAAAAGAGGTGTTCGCTTATCTGTGGTTGACTAATGGCAGTGTATTGTTGAAGGCAGAAAACAATCTGATTCTTAGTCAATCAGTGGCGTGGAAGCACGTTAGATGGAAAATCTTTACTGTATTCCGTTTGAAGAAAAGACGTGAAAGCCATGCAAATAGCTGACATCGTCTCCTATGGTGACTGGAATTCAGGTACAATCCTGCAAGCACTGAATTTAAATAATGTCGACCAACATGTCTTTGTACAAACGGCGTTTCACGAAGATACGGGTTTTTGTCCCTATATTTCTGCTGTCATACTTTATATTTGCTCGTAGTCTATACCAATGTTTTCTCATTGTTGAGACGAAAGCAGATACTGCAAATGTTGTGGTACTTAAGACATTAcacttgaaaaaaatgttacactAGAAGCTTTGTAGCATACATTTATAGTTGATGAACTAGAAAATTGCTTTCATATTTATCTGTAACTAATTGTTTCACAAA
The window above is part of the Branchiostoma floridae strain S238N-H82 chromosome 14, Bfl_VNyyK, whole genome shotgun sequence genome. Proteins encoded here:
- the LOC118431135 gene encoding uncharacterized protein LOC118431135; the protein is MDCWGTKKLLCRVFVLLLWNLSITSEEQRTPSVIYSKNVTVSMSLLHPKKSPKGIGGHHGGGENVTEIISGSGDIISGSGDFDGIQTLSGRLKLNGEGLFDGYIEPEDVDRDRNRKQRAINDADGESGKLHVVSCKMDITCDPADPTGLCNCDNEVQEYGESRCVIPKARISHISRTDGRRLNLFCVGLSLDIKEADGSNELQAECQLLGGDNDVQYRVFVTKNIEFDEKEGERVKFRACLEPI